The genome window CTGTTTGTTAACATAATGCTACCtaataaaagggtttttttaatggatgtGCAGACATCAGTGACTGCACCCGTACActggaattttcccacctcctCCCCCAGTCTGGATTGGCACCTCTTTTACACAAGAGTCAGGGAGGTATTGTTCTCACACAAGGTCAAAGGTAGGCTCCTTCTGATAAAAATCTGACTTCCACAACAAGGAAACTGAAGACAAGTAGAGCATTTGGCAGGTTTTAGAAGCTGCAAATCCAACTGCAGATTTAAACTTCCCAGGTATCTTTAAGAAAAAACGGATATACTACATTACACTTGAAAAAGTTCTGCAACTATTCCTAATCCCGAGTTACAGGGACTACTTGGCCTGCAATTGGCTATGTTCAGGTGGCAGGTAAAGTTGAGGGACACTTAGCAGTATTTACCTCTCTTCTTTCACAATGGCATCATCAAATGCTTGGGAGATACGCTTCAACTGGCAAATCCCTGAGGAGACCAGTTCCAGCTCACAGTCAAACTCTCTGCAAACAGAATAGTCATTGCTACAGATCAAACAGGACAGGCTGACTAGGTGACAGTACTCAAGCCTTCTCCCTGAAGTACCACTCTTGTTACCTCTAGACTTTACCCAGAGAAGTTTAGGGCCGTGGAAATTATACTCTTAATTCCATTGGCCAACTGCTTCACGTCTCCATTCATCCCCCGAACAGCTATCTTCCAACTGAGACATAGGATTCAGGTTCACAAGGCTTGGATTCAACTTCTAGCTTTAACCTTTCTTGTGACTTCGaccaaaagaaaaacctgtgtGCACATTATTAAGTATTTCCCTAGCTCCCAACTCTTGATCTAATTTGTGTTTGTTCTTTGAGGCACGAATCTCTCTACATTATATAAAGAACTCCGCATAAGCAGAGGTATTCCTGGTATCTTTGGAATACAAATAGCAGCTTTGGAAAAGTTACAATTAAATCAGAGTGAGATACTGAGCATTTTCCTTTACCCAAAAGGCACCAGCAAAAAGCTCAGGTACGTCTctaagaaaaaattactttttatgttTCAGCTTTACGCATAGCTCAGTCCCTGTCTATACAGGGAGCTGGAACTACTTTCTTAACTATTCAAGCAGCACACAGCTTCAGGGGAAtaggatagaaaacttcatacCTTGCCTTTCACTTTATCAGATACTCTAATCAGtgtaataaattttaaaaaaaaatttaaaaaaaagtttacaaaAGAATGTGACTTACATCTTTCTGCTGGAAGGAACAGGAGATGAATAAGGGctcttcagtgctgctgctcttctggaTCTCCGGAGAGAGAAACCATTTTTACCAAGCCAGGATGAGAAATCCCTCCATTCTCTATGTTTTGACACCCTTGTTGGCCCAAGCAAGGCCCTTTTGCAGGACTTTGGAGTGCCTTTGGAACTGGCTGCTGGAGTAACACTCTTATAGCAAGGTGTTTGAGGTGTAGCAGTTCTTTTTTTGGTAGAACTGGTCGCACGGCTTCTGCTGATGGATTCAGCTGGACCGGTCACCATTGAGCGAACTGGGCTTTGGCAagacttctgtattttctgaaagaagCATTAGACATGTTAGGCTAAATGAACTCAATTAGCCATGAGTTTGGAACCAGGAGGGCTAGGAATATTTGGGCTGAATTACTAGCTTCCATGTTCGTATCAGGTTTCAACTAACATGAATGCATCTCAACCTCTGTACTCATTTGCATAGGGAATCTCTTGCTTCCCTAACCCTTGACACTCATCAAGGACTTCAGAGCAGGCATTGGACAAAGCTCTTGCTGCTCTTATGCTGGAAAAATTCAGGCTCCACAACACAGAACGCATGCAT of Molothrus aeneus isolate 106 chromosome 20, BPBGC_Maene_1.0, whole genome shotgun sequence contains these proteins:
- the PIMREG gene encoding protein PIMREG, which produces MASVLQNVKATVAWRKHRLLPDLNEDESPVPDKFKRRASLSSLNTIHMSLRKRVPLKPVELNFRVDKTPTRESLEPRQRCQTLQTIKRTAKYAFGTVSQKIQKSCQSPVRSMVTGPAESISRSRATSSTKKRTATPQTPCYKSVTPAASSKGTPKSCKRALLGPTRVSKHREWRDFSSWLGKNGFSLRRSRRAAALKSPYSSPVPSSRKIEFDCELELVSSGICQLKRISQAFDDAIVKEERQQAISNYYYLTARNSQSVHRSLKPSQAIKRQAKKLHQALGT